From Halobacteriovorax sp. GB3, a single genomic window includes:
- a CDS encoding methyl-accepting chemotaxis protein, which produces MGFLSSRKISLSAKVYALAAIGVFSILAVGGINTLLGHKTDQVFEIDRKLKSLVTRLDQEKILRIQFLLNHDDSYLTSIAEEQKRADKILNEIVDIKTNEEIDKNLKVLAKHLKTKNEIFSRLSTQSLKIKKNEQAIVKDVYAMSSLIDEMAVELRKDKEKKRLFDGEVDYNKEELNLQLKDKVIKTRDILFKFNGLILGDRVDGFKEGADKLISEIKQLNKDTSLVVNNINEKKYTDFFDKALKVDIELISEFSKTLDLYQDNESYKEEFEDHSYEVDGAIVSTQDSLKAFVQTEAKLYKTMAMAFAAIMIIILAIVSFLIVKPMNLQLNTIVNSLRDFANLVFKSSEEFMDASQTLSESSNRQASSVQETVSSLDEISAMVRSNVDVSDKTKDLTNNLKSTAEDSKRVVEGMINSIQNVSESNDDIMKQMDKTNAEMENISKVIAEIGEKTKIINDIVFQTKLLSFNASVEAARAGEHGKGFAVVAEEVGNLAQVSGDAATEISDMLNESIKNVQTMVEGNKEQIETLIQRGKEKVDHSISSAHQCSKALEEMLEKVLSVNEMTSQVAVASREQSEGITEINKAMGYIDQSTQENTEMANSTSDNASSLNEQAKKLNHTVDNLMGIIHGANAQSIELSKIEAPKKEEKIEQDSSNDFENVVFMDEVESEATEVASNEERFEEVVSKESEPVVEVVQEDKKKIEQDDDINISASSVIPDRDDDRFEDVG; this is translated from the coding sequence ATGGGATTTTTATCTTCAAGGAAAATTAGTCTTTCTGCCAAAGTCTATGCCCTTGCAGCAATTGGTGTCTTTAGTATTTTAGCAGTCGGTGGAATCAATACACTTCTTGGTCACAAAACAGATCAAGTTTTCGAAATTGATCGAAAGTTAAAATCTCTCGTCACTAGGCTAGACCAGGAAAAGATTCTGAGAATCCAATTTCTTCTCAATCACGATGATAGTTACCTAACATCAATTGCTGAAGAACAAAAAAGGGCCGACAAAATTCTAAATGAAATTGTCGACATTAAAACGAATGAGGAAATTGATAAGAACCTGAAAGTTCTTGCAAAGCACCTTAAAACAAAAAATGAAATTTTTAGCCGCCTTTCAACTCAATCTTTAAAAATTAAGAAGAACGAGCAGGCCATCGTTAAAGATGTTTATGCGATGAGTTCTCTCATTGATGAGATGGCCGTTGAGCTTAGAAAAGATAAAGAAAAGAAGAGACTCTTTGACGGAGAGGTCGACTACAATAAAGAAGAACTTAATCTTCAATTAAAAGATAAAGTGATCAAAACAAGAGATATTCTCTTTAAATTTAATGGGCTTATTCTTGGTGATAGAGTCGATGGCTTTAAAGAAGGTGCAGACAAACTTATTTCTGAAATTAAGCAACTTAATAAAGATACTTCCCTCGTCGTAAATAATATCAATGAGAAGAAGTATACCGATTTCTTTGATAAGGCCTTAAAGGTTGATATAGAGCTTATTTCAGAGTTTTCTAAAACACTTGATCTCTATCAAGATAATGAGTCTTATAAAGAAGAATTTGAAGATCATTCATATGAAGTTGATGGAGCGATTGTTTCAACACAGGATTCTCTTAAGGCCTTTGTTCAAACAGAAGCAAAACTTTATAAGACAATGGCCATGGCCTTTGCTGCGATCATGATTATTATTCTAGCTATCGTTTCTTTTCTCATTGTTAAGCCAATGAACTTACAATTAAATACAATTGTAAATTCTTTAAGAGACTTCGCTAACCTCGTCTTTAAAAGTTCTGAAGAATTTATGGATGCAAGTCAAACTCTATCAGAGTCTTCTAATAGACAAGCCTCTAGCGTTCAAGAAACAGTTTCTTCTCTTGATGAAATTAGTGCTATGGTCCGCTCGAACGTAGACGTTTCAGATAAAACAAAAGATTTAACAAATAACCTGAAATCAACTGCTGAAGATAGTAAGCGAGTTGTTGAAGGAATGATTAATTCGATTCAAAATGTTAGTGAAAGTAATGACGATATCATGAAGCAGATGGATAAAACCAATGCTGAAATGGAGAACATTTCAAAAGTTATCGCTGAGATTGGTGAAAAAACGAAAATCATTAATGATATCGTTTTCCAAACGAAACTCCTTTCATTTAACGCCTCAGTTGAAGCAGCAAGAGCTGGTGAACATGGAAAAGGCTTTGCCGTTGTTGCCGAAGAGGTTGGAAATCTTGCTCAAGTAAGTGGTGATGCTGCAACAGAAATTTCAGACATGCTTAATGAGTCGATTAAGAATGTTCAAACAATGGTTGAAGGCAATAAAGAACAAATTGAAACTCTTATCCAAAGGGGAAAAGAGAAAGTAGACCACTCTATTTCTAGTGCACATCAATGTTCAAAAGCACTTGAGGAAATGCTAGAAAAAGTACTTTCTGTTAATGAAATGACTTCTCAAGTTGCTGTAGCCTCGAGAGAACAATCAGAGGGTATTACAGAAATCAATAAGGCCATGGGTTATATTGATCAATCCACTCAAGAAAATACAGAGATGGCCAATAGTACTTCTGACAATGCTAGCTCTCTAAATGAGCAGGCCAAGAAGCTCAACCATACGGTTGATAATCTCATGGGTATCATTCATGGTGCTAACGCTCAAAGTATCGAGCTCTCAAAAATCGAAGCTCCAAAGAAAGAAGAAAAGATTGAACAAGACAGCTCTAATGACTTTGAAAACGTCGTCTTTATGGATGAGGTTGAGTCTGAAGCTACTGAAGTAGCCTCTAATGAAGAACGCTTTGAAGAAGTTGTTTCAAAAGAAAGTGAACCAGTAGTAGAAGTTGTGCAGGAAGATAAAAAGAAAATAGAACAGGACGATGATATTAATATCTCTGCTAGTTCTGTTATACCAGATAGAGACGATGATCGATTCGAAGATGTCGGATAA
- a CDS encoding DUF5522 domain-containing protein → MTKELKLTEGKDYYFNGDGLMVFTREYHLRRGFCCKSGCTHCPFGIESSNPEVPQELSDRWSSAPDEIEIYDGEIDKEFL, encoded by the coding sequence ATGACTAAAGAACTCAAACTTACCGAAGGTAAAGACTACTATTTCAATGGCGATGGCCTCATGGTTTTTACACGAGAATACCACCTAAGACGTGGATTTTGTTGTAAAAGTGGCTGTACTCACTGCCCCTTTGGTATCGAATCATCTAACCCAGAGGTTCCTCAAGAGCTTAGTGACCGCTGGTCATCAGCTCCTGATGAAATCGAGATATATGACGGGGAAATCGACAAAGAATTTCTCTAG